A segment of the Xenopus tropicalis strain Nigerian chromosome 6, UCB_Xtro_10.0, whole genome shotgun sequence genome:
ggtgtgtaaagtgacagtaagtgcagagtgagaggtgaaaaccagtggttagtgaatttttggggggtttaggttataggcttgagtgaaaaggtgagttttgaGAGAccgcttggagagtctggcagtgcatAATGGGAtagggaagagcgttccagaggatgggtgcagcgcgcgagaagtcctggatgcgagagtgagaggaggtgatgagtgaggaggagagaaggaggtcatgtgtagagtaAAGGTtgcgtctgggggtgtacttggggattagggtggttaaatagagtggttTGGCACCAGTGAGTGTTTtgcaagaatcttgaactgaatcctgtacatgacaggtagccagtgcaaggattggcagagaggtgCGGCAGACCAGTTGCTCACTTTTAGAATCCTTGTccataaaacatattttcaatTTCAAAGGTCTAATCTTCCTTTATCTGGCCTTCAAACTGGACTTTCAGGAGGAGCCGTTGATCAAACAGGTTAGTCCCCCAAATCTTACCTTAACTGACAGTCACCCTAGTCCACCCCATCCACTGGTATCTGGGATACCTATAGAAGACAGCCCAGTTTAGGCAAATTAAAGTATATTTAGGCACAACAGCATTTGGCACAACAGAAGCCATGCCCATTGCGATGTTTTCCACAGAGTCTGCTGTTATCCGTTCAACCACATTTGACACAGCAGGGAATCTCCTTTGTACTATGATGCTGTGTCACAATCACAATGCCCCTTTGGAATGGCGAGTTTTACTTCTTCACACATTAAAAAACACTCATGCAAGCAGATTAGTCAGATGGATCTTGTGGTCTGTGGCTCTTTGCTGTTGGATTATAAACGCTTACTGCTGCGCAATGAGCTGTTGATGTATTTTTAATGAGATGCCAGCTCATTTGACTTGGCTGATTGCTTTCTGTGAAATGCATTGTGTTGTGATATCAGAAAGTGTAAGATGATTAAAACAAAGTATGACAACCCCCCACAATGTtacacaaaaagaaatgctgaatACTGAACTCCTCAGCCCCTGTACCCTGTTTTTACTTTTTGCACACTGCTACTGGAAGCGAAGAGCCCTGCGGCTACCCCCATAAATGCAACACTGCCTGTATTCAGAAGCACAATATTCATAAGGGGTAATGGGAAGGGATATAGTGGTCCACCCTCTTGCCCCTTAACTGGAACATCATTTGCACATAAAAGTTAGGTATCTACACAGGAAGTAGACTGCCACTAGGCCCTATCCTTAACATTTTTCCTATCCTGCACCCCCTGACCACCCtgcatctgttttttttgttcattgtTGCAGACTGCagctaaaacagaaaaaaacttgcTAGCTTAAAGAGCATTAATAACTTTGTAAATGACCAATGTCTCTTACTACTAGCCAACCTGGTTATATGTTGTGTAGGCACCCCCTAGTGGTGTGTTTAGGTATAAAAGAATAATGGAGGCATACGCCTGCACTCCCTGCAAAAAAGGCAGTTAGCTTGTTATGCACAGTCCCCCAGggatgtaactacagaggaagcagaccctgctaatttaccaatgttttggggcccttaaTTTAATTTGCTGTGGGCCCAGTAAAATCTAGTTATGTCGCTGCATTACCCTACAAATAGAGCCTGGAATAGGAATATAAGTTTGAGCCAGTACAGATATTccagtgtataaaagaaattccacaGATAAAAGAATCTCTGGGGAATGAGGAAATATATTAAAGCCCTGATTAAAAGATACAATAATTTAGATGGGGACTACGGGGATATTTACTGAAGCAATGCAAAGTAGAAACAAATATGTGCAAATACTCCATGATTTTTACTCACAATAAAATCTCCCTACCCAGAACTCCAGTGTAGCTGCGACCACCATTATCAGACGCAAAATCAGATATGTCCTAAGGTATAAAGTTGCAttaggggcagggacctccatcctattgtgtctttggctcttaagttattgcaactgtatcttttatttatttgtgtttattgttatactttgtatttatctattactatctaaatcagcgtttttcaacccctgttgactggtgtgccgtaggcagggccgcaatttttactttcaaagggggccctttaataaaatccgggccctgtcattggttgcgccccgtgtgtacgggtgatgtcagtacgcacggggcgcaacgttataaaagggcctgtgtgcggtcgcgtgtaggcagaagtgcagaggcggcgcacctgagggatacgaagatgctgctgaagccaccggagaagctgccgaagagcagaagtaaaatgctgctgggcaccaatgtattaggggggcactgctcttggcaccaatgtactaggggggcactgctcttggcaccaatgtactaggggggcactgctcttggcaccaatgtactaggggggcactgctcttggcaccaatgtactaggggggcactgctgctgggcaccaatgtactaggggggcactgctgctgggcaccaatgtactaggggggcactgctcttggcaccaatgtactaggggggcactgctgctgggcacagagttaaattttttaacattttctaatggtggtgtgcctcgtgatttttttcatgaaacaagtgtgcctttgcccaaaaaaggttgaaaaacactgatctaaataaccccgtttgtattcatgtacataagtagcgctttataaataaagatatacatacatacatacagtagaaTTAAGCGCAACTGGATGCAACCTGCAACATAAGGAGGATCGCCTGTGTGAACAAGAGTTGGTGAAATTGCCAGTGCTTCTATTTGCACCACTCAGCACCTGGTATGGCTTTATTGCTTATTAAGAAATTACATGTACACGTACGTACCTTCCTCTCACGTCACATCTTTTATCCCCGCTTAAAGAACTACATATCCCAGGAAGCTTTGGCGGGGCGGGGGGCGGAGAGTTATTTGCGAATTGCATTGTGGGAGAGGGAGATTCTCGCTCTCATTGGCTGCATGTGTGCGGGATGATGGCTGCTGTCGGTGCTTCGGAGCTGCTGCTAAAGTCAGTGAAGTCCATCGCTGTGCGATTCTGTCCCTTTGAGCCCAATGTCCGGCACGTTAGGTAAGTAGTGCCCCACAGGAGCAGCAACACTGCGCTCAGTCACTCGGCTCTATATGGGGAACTAGTATTATGTACATATACAGCACATTCTCCTCATTAAGTGCCTAAGGTCATACAAACACATGGGGCACTTGTGTCACTCTTGTGTACCAGCTATTTTGTTTGCACCCCCCCCACCCTCGTTGTAGGTGGTACCTTCCTAATCCCAGTCATTCCAGTCTAGGGCAGTACTAGGGTCAGCACCTTATGTAAAACTGCTTTCCTGCACCCTGCTGCACTATGTTCCACCATATTAAACCACTATATTATAACTACATCCATTGGCTccatatggggccccccatgaacacaagtgtgcGGTATCACCGTTTTgcccatgccccttgtgtgtgcaatatgaACTGCTGTTCCATTGATGTGCTAATGTCATTCAGAGTTTTGGGGTCAttaaagtttaaccccttcctacctacctgcccctgctctgtgttgtcattgcttgatatggaaatTCATATGTTTTTTAAGTTTAGgtgcccaatgatattgctgtggggcccaataactagtcattaGTGGTTAATAAacatagtaaaaataatgtgGTAATACGTCGGCATTTTAATTGggaggtcagtggagtttatacgtaagcttctctaaggctaatgccagatgaggcgtagggcatatattttcggcaagcggaaaaacggtTGCCGAAAATACTGCGTAGGACGGTATTTTCAGAAAGCGGTTTTCCGCACAGTGTAGGGGCCCAGTGAACATTTTTAGACCAGAGTTACTGCTCAACCCCTCTAAATGACCGCCATTGCATATATCTGTCTTATATACATATCTATCTTATATACATACAGACCTTTATGTGCACTCAGATATATAAACTACATATACCAATACTTATACCAATAGATGTTAAGATCATGATagacttggatattatgcttgttccaGGAGTAGccattttattataatacttattattattgctaATAATTATTTGAATTTTGAATCTTTTCTTTTTCCAGAGAATTTTTGGATATTATAAACTCCAAAAAAATCCGCTCTTCCAACGCAAACTGTGACATTGCTGTAGATGTGAGGCATGATCGGAGTGAACCCCACGTGGATATTCTGTTTGGTGAGTCTCATATTATATTAACagcaaaacaaatatacataCTTAACAATAAAAGACTGATTGGTCATCTCTTTTGTGTATTGCGCCAGGGATGACCAATAGAGTTTTGTTAGCAATGTGTACACACAATGTCTTAACAATGTAGGTTGTGATATTTAATTATATGATCTACTTCATCCTTCCTCTGTGTTAGCTGTTTCACCAAGAGGTGCCAAAATACTGTGAAACCAACTATAAATAACTACAGTCTATTAAAGGTTGCAGTCAGATTGTGATGGGTTGCACAGTGATATGTGGTGTCACATATGTGACAAACAAATtgttccaacttttttttatttttttattttactttgcctGGTGGATCTTGCTAAGCATATTAAAGGATAGTTTACCTTtgttatagtatgttatagaatggcctattcctagaaaTTTTGCAGTTGGCCTGcattatttagtttttatattgtttttaaagggtaggttcaccttttagttaacttttagtatgttatagaaagcccagtgctaagcagcttttcaagtcttcattatttgttcttcatagtttttgaattattcaccttcttcttctaattctttggaactttcaaaagggggttactgacccctgagtcaaaaaaatgttgctctgtgaggctacaatttaattgttattgttactttatatttcttatttttctattcaggtccacTCCTATTCacatatcagtctttcattcaaaccacatcctggttgctaaggtaatttaaagcctagcaaccaaatagctgctaaaactccaagctggagagctgctgaacaaaaacttacctttaaaaaaaaaaattacaataaaaatgaagaccagctgcaaattgttactctctacatcatactaaaagttaattcaaaggtggacaaccccatTACGTATTTAATTATTCACCTATTGTTTGCATTTATGGGGAGAGCAGCTGTATGCCTTCCTGTCTTCCCTGACTTCAGTATATTCCACCCTCTCCCCGATGGCACAGGTATGCTGAGTCCGACTCTCAGTCTCTGCTGGGCACAGTGACAGGTGCTTTTTTATACATATTCAATATACTGCCACCATGCTAAGCTAAAGGAACATCAGGATGGTTACAAGGCACATAAGGCTTTCTCTTTCATCGTATAGCTGTTCTGTACCTACAACTATGTACAGCTGCATTGTGGAAGAAAAGGGGCAAGTACTTTCTTAAATGCTTATAGGTTGCTTTggtatgatttatttattatttaagtaTCCAGTAGGTGGAGCTGTATAATAAAGTGAAAACTATTCCTATACTGTGCATTTGCTGGAAGATCCAAGAATCGCCATCCTGGGGTTCCAGGTTATGAATTAAATTGGCATCCCCTGTGAATTGGggtttatttgtcctttaaacaaaatatgtTGCATATACAGTTGTAAATAGTCCAACCTGATGCCGGGCCAGGTTGGGTTTGAGTTGTCACTGTTTATGGCTGGCGTGGGTTAAATCATTTCTCACCCTCACATCCCTAATTGCAAGACAgtaacctttaaaggaaaactaaagcgtaactaaagaaataggctagaaatgtatatattatgcTTTGTGCTTCTGTGCTAGCCCAAGGCATCCACACCCCTTtagctgattcactgcacatgctctg
Coding sequences within it:
- the mrpl53 gene encoding 39S ribosomal protein L53, mitochondrial, which produces MAAVGASELLLKSVKSIAVRFCPFEPNVRHVREFLDIINSKKIRSSNANCDIAVDVRHDRSEPHVDILFADGERLVIKGPNVTSKEMLSALNVKCASKNLQVKDSGKK